In Aliiglaciecola sp. LCG003, a genomic segment contains:
- a CDS encoding TatD family hydrolase encodes MPHWFDIGVNIPDRRLPVEETISSALELDVTGLVSIGTSIAQSVECVALAKQFPHRIVATVGVHPHNAKDTQAGFITQMKHLALQDQVVAIGECGLDFNRNFSPADTQQIVFEQQLQLACELNLPVYLHERDAFETQIALLKRYSDDLSGGVVHCFTGNQQQLEQYLDLGFYIGVTGWVCDPKRGQDLREALHYLPLDRLLLETDSPYLRPKSLKGKSSSNHPANLPHIAEYIANLLQLDLQLLKQASWCNTMAVFGLEARFAD; translated from the coding sequence TTGCCTCATTGGTTTGATATTGGCGTTAATATTCCAGACAGGCGTTTGCCTGTCGAGGAGACTATCAGCAGCGCCCTAGAATTAGATGTTACCGGATTAGTCAGTATCGGAACATCAATAGCTCAATCAGTAGAATGTGTAGCACTTGCCAAACAATTTCCCCACAGGATAGTCGCAACCGTTGGGGTACATCCGCATAATGCCAAAGATACCCAAGCCGGTTTTATTACTCAAATGAAGCATCTGGCTTTACAAGATCAGGTGGTGGCCATTGGTGAATGCGGTCTGGACTTTAACCGCAATTTCTCCCCAGCGGACACTCAGCAAATAGTATTCGAGCAGCAACTGCAGCTTGCATGCGAGCTGAATTTACCGGTGTATTTGCATGAACGGGATGCGTTTGAAACTCAAATAGCATTGCTTAAGCGCTATTCTGATGATTTATCGGGTGGTGTCGTGCATTGTTTTACCGGCAATCAACAGCAATTAGAACAGTATTTGGATTTAGGTTTCTATATTGGTGTAACCGGTTGGGTCTGTGATCCCAAACGGGGACAAGATTTACGTGAGGCGCTCCACTACTTGCCATTAGACAGGCTGTTGCTAGAGACCGATTCCCCTTACCTTAGACCAAAGAGTTTAAAGGGTAAATCTAGTAGTAATCATCCGGCAAATTTACCCCACATCGCCGAGTATATTGCTAATTTACTGCAACTGGATTTACAACTGCTGAAGCAAGCAAGTTGGTGCAATACTATGGCTGTTTTCGGACTGGAGGCACGCTTTGCTGATTAA
- a CDS encoding glutathione S-transferase family protein, whose amino-acid sequence MGLLVDGKWQDKWYDTSASGGKFERQASKFRDNISQQEGSLYQPQSNRYHLYVSLACPWAHRTLIMRKIKGLEQHIDVSIVAPDMLENGWEFADFPDATGDKLFAFDYMHQVYTKADPKVTTRVTVPVLWDSKTNSIVNNESAEIMRIFNSEFNSLTNNSIDLYPAELRTEIDDMNDRVYHNVNNGVYKAGFATNQMAYEDAVIPLFETLDWLELHLSKHRYLVGKQITEADWRLFTTLIRFDAVYVGHFKCNIKRISDYPNLSAYLRELYQQPGIAETVNFVHIKRHYYFSHEMINPSQVIPAGPAMDLTKAHNRHNF is encoded by the coding sequence ATGGGTTTATTAGTTGACGGGAAATGGCAAGATAAATGGTATGACACCAGCGCAAGCGGTGGCAAATTTGAGCGTCAGGCATCTAAATTCAGAGACAATATTAGCCAGCAAGAAGGGAGCCTCTATCAACCCCAGTCCAACCGCTATCACTTGTATGTGTCACTAGCCTGTCCGTGGGCGCATAGAACGCTGATAATGCGTAAAATTAAAGGCTTAGAACAACATATCGACGTCTCAATCGTTGCACCTGACATGCTTGAGAATGGATGGGAATTTGCTGATTTTCCAGATGCTACTGGTGACAAGCTATTCGCATTTGATTATATGCATCAAGTTTATACTAAAGCCGATCCTAAAGTAACGACTCGCGTTACCGTCCCGGTATTATGGGACAGCAAAACCAATAGTATCGTGAATAACGAGTCTGCTGAAATTATGCGAATTTTCAACAGTGAATTCAACTCGTTAACTAACAACTCTATTGACTTATACCCAGCTGAGCTGCGCACTGAAATAGATGACATGAATGATCGGGTTTACCACAATGTTAATAATGGTGTTTACAAAGCCGGTTTTGCCACTAATCAAATGGCCTACGAAGATGCCGTTATTCCGCTTTTTGAAACCCTAGATTGGTTAGAGCTGCACTTAAGTAAGCACAGATATTTAGTTGGCAAACAAATAACTGAAGCAGATTGGCGTTTGTTTACCACATTAATCCGCTTTGATGCGGTCTATGTGGGCCATTTTAAATGTAACATTAAGCGTATTTCGGACTATCCTAACTTATCTGCTTATTTACGAGAACTTTACCAACAGCCCGGTATCGCCGAAACGGTTAATTTCGTGCACATAAAACGCCATTATTATTTTAGTCACGAGATGATAAATCCGTCCCAAGTAATCCCAGCTGGACCAGCCATGGATTTAACCAAAGCGCATAATCGACATAATTTTTGA
- the tatC gene encoding twin-arginine translocase subunit TatC, with amino-acid sequence MSETNSFVSHLLELRSRILKALLSILVFFVPMAFFSQDLYHLLATPLLNAMPDNSQMIATDVAAPFFAPFKLTLVLSFFLAIPFVLYQVWGFIAPGLYRNEKKLIAPLLLSSTLLFYLGIAFAYFVVFPVVFAFFAGIEITGVAFTTDISSYLNFVLKLFFAFGMAFEIPIAIILMCWAGITDAATLRSKRPYVVVGAFVVGMLLTPPDIISQTLLAVPMLILFEVGILIGSLYTRKSEEEEHQEVS; translated from the coding sequence ATGTCTGAAACAAATAGTTTTGTCTCTCATTTACTAGAATTGCGCAGTCGAATTTTGAAGGCGTTATTAAGTATTCTGGTATTCTTTGTGCCCATGGCATTCTTTTCCCAAGATTTGTATCACCTGTTAGCTACTCCATTGCTAAATGCAATGCCAGATAATTCACAAATGATTGCAACCGACGTGGCTGCGCCATTTTTTGCGCCCTTTAAGCTGACCTTAGTGTTGTCTTTTTTCTTGGCTATTCCATTTGTGCTTTATCAAGTATGGGGGTTCATCGCGCCAGGATTGTATCGCAACGAAAAAAAGTTAATCGCTCCGTTGTTGTTGTCTAGTACCTTGCTGTTTTATCTTGGTATTGCCTTTGCCTATTTTGTGGTTTTTCCGGTGGTGTTTGCTTTTTTTGCCGGCATCGAAATTACTGGGGTGGCATTTACTACTGATATCAGCAGCTATTTAAACTTTGTGCTCAAATTGTTTTTTGCGTTTGGGATGGCATTTGAAATTCCCATCGCCATCATACTCATGTGCTGGGCCGGTATAACTGATGCCGCTACCCTGCGCAGTAAGCGGCCCTATGTGGTGGTAGGGGCGTTCGTGGTAGGCATGTTACTGACTCCCCCCGATATTATCTCGCAAACACTACTAGCGGTTCCAATGTTGATTTTATTTGAAGTCGGTATCCTTATTGGCAGTCTATATACCCGTAAATCTGAAGAAGAAGAACATCAGGAAGTTTCATGA
- the tatA gene encoding twin-arginine translocase TatA/TatE family subunit, with amino-acid sequence MGNIGWAQLLIVLVIVLLLFGTKKLRSLGGDLGSAIKGFKKAVSDKDADFEDESNKKVEDKSTQAPIHQKETPKQTQKPE; translated from the coding sequence ATGGGAAACATAGGTTGGGCACAATTACTGATAGTGCTAGTCATAGTGCTGCTGTTGTTTGGTACTAAAAAATTGCGTTCATTAGGCGGTGATTTAGGCTCGGCAATCAAGGGTTTTAAAAAGGCTGTTTCTGATAAAGATGCTGATTTTGAGGATGAATCCAACAAGAAAGTTGAAGATAAATCAACACAGGCGCCCATTCATCAAAAAGAAACTCCTAAACAGACACAAAAGCCGGAATAA
- a CDS encoding diguanylate cyclase, translated as MLIKGRSIRYHQTWSIAAICIVALLTILSVSKIGTASTYLYEINKGTLVLKDYDGQYTIETIQSIDDSQWQMETSDVLSYGMSTHPFWFKFSIPVFPSEKSRLLEVDYSMLDEVDVWFYQGDQLLSEYHEGDSYEFEHRNIKTERLLFAIPTSKQSLNVIIRMQTAGTAKLPVRVWGESEYLLYNGEHNLILGLFFGFMAAMTLSNLFFYVTTGSQTFLTYSLYVVSMAVTLATLHGLGFKYIWPDWVWLQSKSIGIFATSTILFVTIFSLQLLNVKANSQFMYKVLKAQAWVLALALIGSLVISYYLYIKIFLVLLCLSVTIVFATGILLWIKGVKIARFYLLAWSALLVSGFLSSFESANIIKVDTAAHYMLMLGAAIETFMLAFALAIVYGQQRDDLFKKQELALIHERVKRENQEATIKRKEEAQEDLEYKVQERTLELEIALRELSETNNELEQQTLTDSLTGIRNRKHFDKKYQAEVRRCRREQTELSVVMLDIDHFKKINDSYGHVVGDEVIKHVASALKANLKRVTDDACRYGGEEFALILPNTDLDGAMQLAERVRQQIFDMVIQADDLNLNVTVSAGVATTVVTSNEDEMGLLEGADKALYQAKRNGRNRVEGFHLHARDSI; from the coding sequence TTGCTGATTAAAGGTCGATCGATTCGCTATCATCAAACGTGGTCCATCGCGGCGATTTGTATCGTGGCACTGCTGACTATATTAAGTGTTTCCAAGATAGGCACAGCGTCAACTTATTTGTATGAAATCAATAAGGGCACTCTGGTTTTAAAGGATTATGACGGTCAATATACTATAGAAACTATACAGAGCATTGATGACAGCCAATGGCAAATGGAAACAAGTGACGTTCTATCCTATGGCATGTCAACGCACCCATTTTGGTTCAAGTTCTCCATTCCTGTCTTTCCCAGTGAGAAATCGCGTTTATTAGAAGTCGACTACAGTATGCTGGATGAGGTGGATGTTTGGTTTTACCAAGGTGATCAACTCCTTTCAGAATATCATGAGGGTGACAGTTACGAGTTTGAACATCGTAATATCAAAACCGAACGATTACTTTTTGCCATCCCTACTTCGAAGCAGTCGCTGAATGTCATAATCCGCATGCAAACAGCTGGAACCGCTAAGCTACCTGTAAGGGTTTGGGGTGAAAGTGAATACTTACTCTATAATGGAGAGCACAATCTTATCTTAGGATTGTTTTTTGGCTTTATGGCAGCCATGACATTGAGTAACTTATTTTTCTATGTGACCACCGGCTCCCAGACATTCTTAACATACAGTTTATATGTTGTGTCTATGGCGGTCACACTGGCAACCCTGCACGGCCTTGGTTTTAAATATATCTGGCCAGATTGGGTTTGGTTGCAGAGCAAAAGTATCGGAATTTTTGCCACCAGCACAATCTTGTTCGTTACCATATTTAGTTTGCAACTATTGAATGTCAAAGCCAATAGTCAATTTATGTACAAGGTACTTAAGGCCCAAGCTTGGGTACTTGCATTGGCGTTAATTGGCAGTCTGGTAATTAGCTATTATCTATATATCAAGATCTTTTTGGTCCTGCTGTGTCTGTCTGTCACCATAGTATTTGCCACTGGCATCTTGTTGTGGATTAAAGGGGTTAAAATAGCCCGCTTCTATTTACTAGCTTGGTCTGCGCTGTTGGTCAGTGGGTTTTTATCTAGCTTCGAAAGCGCCAACATTATCAAAGTAGACACGGCGGCCCATTATATGTTGATGTTAGGGGCGGCAATTGAAACCTTCATGCTTGCATTCGCCCTAGCTATTGTTTATGGGCAGCAGCGTGACGATCTGTTTAAGAAACAAGAATTAGCTTTGATCCATGAGCGGGTCAAACGTGAGAATCAAGAAGCGACCATCAAACGCAAGGAGGAAGCACAAGAAGACCTAGAATATAAGGTTCAGGAACGCACACTGGAATTAGAAATCGCCTTGAGAGAATTATCGGAAACTAACAATGAGTTAGAGCAACAAACACTGACTGACAGTCTCACTGGCATCCGTAATCGCAAACATTTTGATAAAAAATATCAAGCCGAAGTAAGGCGATGTCGACGAGAGCAAACAGAGCTTTCCGTGGTTATGCTAGATATTGATCATTTTAAAAAGATCAACGACAGTTACGGTCACGTGGTGGGTGATGAAGTGATTAAACACGTTGCCAGTGCGTTAAAAGCAAACTTAAAACGGGTGACCGATGATGCTTGCCGTTATGGCGGTGAAGAATTTGCATTGATATTACCTAATACTGATTTAGACGGCGCCATGCAATTGGCGGAAAGGGTTCGGCAGCAAATTTTTGATATGGTGATACAAGCCGATGATCTCAACCTAAATGTCACTGTTAGCGCCGGTGTGGCGACTACAGTAGTGACAAGTAATGAAGATGAAATGGGCTTGCTCGAAGGCGCCGATAAAGCGCTATATCAAGCCAAACGAAATGGTCGCAACCGAGTTGAAGGCTTTCACCTGCATGCTCGCGACAGTATTTAG
- the ubiB gene encoding ubiquinone biosynthesis regulatory protein kinase UbiB: MRALRLYKINKVLLQHGLDELIPAKWLPWYAKVGRRCQFWLRNQHPDKSQGARIRLALQTLGPVFIKFGQMLSTRRDLLSPDIANELAMLQDKVQPFDSDISIQIIKTSLGLRDLDELFDDFQSLPLASASIAQVHSAVLKSNQQEVIVKVIRPDIARTIHADIELMQALAVVVQKVLPDGKRLRPVEVVEEYKKTIVEELDLLREAANGIQLKRNFENSESLYIPHIYSDYCAKNVMVMERIYGLHISDVAGLAAQNTNMKLLAERGVEVFFTQVFRDSFFHADMHPGNIFVSQVNPQNPKYIAIDFGIVGTLNREDKRYLAENFIAFFNRDYRKVAELHVDSGWVPVDTDIEAFEVAIRTVCEPIFQKPLAEISFSNVLLQLFNTARRFNMVVQPQLVLLQKTLLYIEGLGRQLYPQLDLWQTAKPFLEKWMKEQIGFMAMVRKINNNLPFWSEKLPEIPDLIYDSLKQVKQLPALQQKHFEQQQLQMKRAYKNQFYTLIGSTLFVLAAILPLYSLNILPSILLASGGAVLWLAAWARH; the protein is encoded by the coding sequence GTGCGAGCGCTACGCCTATATAAAATCAATAAAGTTTTGTTACAGCACGGGCTCGATGAACTGATCCCTGCTAAGTGGCTGCCTTGGTATGCCAAAGTAGGAAGACGTTGCCAATTTTGGTTGAGAAACCAACACCCGGACAAGTCGCAAGGCGCAAGAATTCGATTAGCGCTACAAACATTAGGACCAGTATTTATAAAATTCGGACAAATGTTGTCCACAAGGAGGGATTTGCTCTCTCCTGATATTGCTAACGAATTAGCTATGCTACAAGACAAAGTCCAGCCCTTTGATAGTGATATTTCAATCCAAATTATCAAAACATCCTTAGGCCTTCGCGATCTTGATGAACTATTTGATGACTTTCAGTCCCTCCCTTTAGCGTCCGCTTCGATTGCCCAAGTGCACAGTGCAGTTTTAAAAAGTAACCAGCAAGAGGTTATTGTTAAGGTAATACGTCCGGATATCGCCCGAACTATTCATGCCGATATTGAATTAATGCAAGCGCTAGCCGTTGTGGTACAAAAAGTATTGCCAGATGGCAAGCGCTTACGTCCCGTAGAGGTTGTTGAAGAGTACAAGAAAACCATAGTTGAGGAATTAGACTTACTTCGAGAAGCGGCTAATGGAATTCAATTAAAGCGCAATTTTGAAAACTCGGAATCTTTGTATATTCCTCATATTTACAGTGACTACTGTGCCAAAAATGTCATGGTTATGGAGCGTATATATGGTTTGCATATTTCCGACGTGGCTGGCTTGGCAGCGCAAAATACCAATATGAAATTGCTCGCCGAGCGTGGCGTGGAAGTGTTTTTCACTCAGGTGTTTCGAGATAGCTTTTTCCATGCCGACATGCATCCGGGCAACATTTTTGTATCTCAAGTTAATCCGCAAAATCCCAAATACATTGCCATTGACTTCGGCATTGTGGGTACCTTGAATCGAGAAGATAAACGCTATTTAGCCGAAAATTTCATTGCTTTTTTCAACCGTGACTATCGAAAAGTGGCTGAATTACATGTGGATTCGGGTTGGGTGCCCGTGGACACAGATATTGAAGCCTTCGAAGTGGCAATACGTACTGTCTGTGAACCTATTTTCCAAAAGCCGTTAGCAGAAATTTCGTTCAGCAATGTGCTATTGCAACTATTTAATACTGCCCGACGATTTAATATGGTGGTACAGCCGCAACTGGTATTGCTGCAAAAAACTTTATTATATATTGAAGGGCTAGGCCGACAGTTGTATCCCCAACTTGACCTGTGGCAAACCGCCAAACCTTTTTTGGAAAAATGGATGAAAGAACAAATTGGTTTCATGGCGATGGTAAGAAAAATAAATAATAATCTGCCGTTTTGGTCTGAAAAGCTGCCAGAGATTCCGGATCTTATCTACGACAGCTTGAAACAAGTGAAGCAATTACCCGCATTGCAACAAAAGCATTTTGAGCAGCAACAGCTTCAAATGAAACGCGCCTATAAGAATCAATTTTATACTCTTATTGGCTCAACATTATTTGTTTTAGCAGCAATACTTCCCCTATATAGCCTAAACATTTTGCCAAGCATATTGCTTGCCTCTGGTGGTGCTGTGTTGTGGTTGGCTGCATGGGCACGGCATTAG
- the tatB gene encoding Sec-independent protein translocase protein TatB, whose translation MFDIGFLEIIVVGVLALLVLGPDRLPGAMRSVAKTFRSVRNMASGFKQEVEEQLRVHELHENLKKAEQQGMKNLSPDLQKSVDELKSAAESVKEPYDKEKI comes from the coding sequence ATGTTTGATATAGGTTTTCTTGAAATTATTGTTGTCGGTGTACTGGCCCTTTTAGTGCTAGGCCCAGACCGTCTGCCCGGCGCTATGCGCAGTGTGGCTAAGACCTTTCGCAGTGTGCGTAATATGGCGTCTGGCTTTAAGCAAGAAGTTGAAGAGCAGTTGCGGGTCCATGAGTTACATGAAAATCTCAAGAAAGCAGAGCAACAAGGGATGAAAAATTTATCTCCCGATTTGCAAAAGAGTGTCGATGAGCTTAAAAGTGCTGCTGAATCGGTGAAAGAACCTTATGACAAAGAAAAAATTTAA
- a CDS encoding pirin family protein: MQSRMIKQVVNGIAAQDGAGVKLKRVLGQPALRNLDPFLMLDEFGSDNPNDYLAGFPPHPHRGFQTVTYMLDGKMQHQDSVGNKGLIEKGGIQWMNAGKGIIHEEMPQHSEVAMRGFQLWVNLPANEKMSEPNYQDIPASDVPIVNVGRSEVKVLAGSFANHTGPVSTQAVEPIFLDIKLHGEEPLDIPIPAGHNSFIYCYEGEINIQADTLKKSQLGVLTDGETVTISSHAESRCIVVAGAPINEAIVQYGPFVMNTEEEIRQAMKDYQSGKFA; this comes from the coding sequence ATGCAAAGTAGAATGATCAAGCAAGTTGTCAATGGCATCGCCGCGCAAGACGGTGCTGGGGTTAAATTAAAGCGTGTGTTAGGTCAACCCGCTCTGCGTAACCTCGATCCATTTCTCATGTTGGACGAATTTGGATCAGATAACCCTAACGATTATCTGGCGGGCTTTCCTCCCCATCCTCACCGCGGTTTCCAAACAGTCACTTATATGCTGGATGGCAAAATGCAGCATCAAGATTCTGTCGGTAACAAAGGCCTGATTGAAAAAGGCGGGATACAATGGATGAATGCTGGAAAAGGGATTATTCACGAAGAAATGCCACAACATTCAGAGGTGGCAATGCGCGGATTTCAATTGTGGGTGAACTTACCCGCCAATGAAAAGATGTCAGAGCCGAATTATCAGGACATTCCCGCATCCGATGTACCTATCGTTAATGTGGGTCGATCAGAAGTTAAAGTGTTAGCCGGCAGTTTTGCTAATCACACAGGGCCAGTATCCACCCAAGCCGTTGAGCCAATATTTTTAGATATTAAATTGCACGGAGAAGAACCTCTGGATATCCCCATACCTGCTGGCCACAACAGCTTCATTTACTGTTATGAGGGGGAAATCAATATCCAAGCTGATACCTTGAAAAAGAGCCAGCTTGGCGTATTAACTGATGGAGAGACCGTCACAATAAGCAGTCACGCCGAAAGCCGCTGCATAGTGGTAGCCGGTGCGCCAATAAACGAAGCCATAGTCCAATATGGACCTTTTGTTATGAATACAGAAGAGGAAATTCGTCAGGCCATGAAAGATTATCAGTCTGGAAAATTTGCTTAA
- a CDS encoding MFS transporter yields the protein MSKPNTSSKNAFRLLLSIASCTKLADLLASSKTTLPYILSASGAPSWLISILVPVKESGSMIPQWILKTWVSHKFENRSQFWRIGAAMQGLGILSLVPVIALLQGNIMAWSVFSLLLLTSFGRSICSLTMKDIQAETIDKGRRGRLIGLASSLSGGLTLISALIFVFINDVQSHLLAYSILLLGGCLFLTSIALSMPLHVQYQIKSQDKDKPISFRTLLSQEANLRHIVISRVLLMNSALIVPYVVAASSMGDSSDTPSTLPYFIGLSALASLLSSFIWGVLADKGALLTLRVAATICTISSFVVAYGLGQLSDNMILLLFFILMLGHAGIRTARKTYLLDITERSNRTEYVAAANTCVGLSLLTIGGIYALIYQLLGEQIIYLMGFFMLLGLIQSVKLQKVH from the coding sequence TTGAGCAAACCAAACACCTCAAGCAAAAACGCCTTTCGATTATTGCTAAGTATCGCCAGTTGCACCAAGCTAGCTGACTTGTTGGCATCGTCAAAAACTACACTGCCTTATATTCTCAGCGCCAGCGGCGCCCCCTCTTGGTTGATATCCATTCTGGTCCCAGTGAAAGAATCAGGCTCTATGATCCCTCAGTGGATACTTAAAACTTGGGTTTCCCATAAATTCGAAAACCGTAGTCAGTTTTGGCGCATCGGAGCAGCAATGCAAGGCCTTGGCATTTTAAGTTTAGTGCCGGTGATCGCCCTGCTGCAAGGCAACATCATGGCATGGTCGGTATTTAGCTTGCTACTCCTAACAAGTTTCGGCCGCTCGATTTGCTCATTAACCATGAAAGATATTCAAGCAGAGACCATAGATAAAGGTCGGCGAGGGCGGCTGATCGGACTGGCTTCATCCTTATCAGGCGGCTTGACGCTGATCTCGGCCTTGATTTTCGTATTCATCAACGATGTTCAGAGCCACCTTCTTGCTTACAGTATATTGCTGCTGGGCGGGTGTCTGTTTCTCACCTCCATCGCCCTTTCAATGCCGCTGCATGTGCAATATCAGATAAAGTCCCAAGACAAAGATAAGCCTATCAGTTTCAGAACGTTATTGAGCCAAGAGGCAAACCTTAGACACATAGTCATTAGTCGCGTCCTGCTGATGAATAGCGCGCTAATCGTACCCTATGTGGTTGCGGCTTCCTCTATGGGAGATAGCAGCGACACCCCATCAACATTACCCTATTTCATCGGCCTGTCGGCCCTTGCTTCGTTATTGTCTTCCTTTATTTGGGGCGTGTTGGCAGATAAAGGGGCGCTTTTGACCCTGCGAGTAGCTGCTACTATTTGCACAATCAGCAGTTTTGTCGTTGCTTATGGTCTCGGCCAGTTGTCAGACAATATGATCTTATTGCTATTTTTTATTTTGATGCTAGGCCATGCGGGCATCCGTACTGCCCGTAAAACCTATCTGCTGGATATAACAGAACGCAGCAATAGAACCGAATATGTCGCCGCGGCAAACACTTGTGTTGGCTTAAGTTTACTTACAATAGGAGGCATCTACGCCCTTATATACCAGTTGTTGGGCGAGCAAATTATTTATTTAATGGGTTTTTTTATGTTGCTCGGATTGATTCAAAGCGTGAAATTGCAGAAGGTGCATTGA
- a CDS encoding SCP2 sterol-binding domain-containing protein produces the protein MPSAQLASAAIELVLNRLLSLDPSSSTDLHKINGKQLQVTIRELPWPLIFHFSDRIDVLIAQTGLTNEVDCSLVLSLATLQKLSDSSQITQLIQSQELHLQGDINVAQGFSQVLTNLDIDWEEQLSVYCGDVLAHSVFSAGKSVIAKTNQAAKHLFKTLAEGAIEEKKLAPHPIQVAHYCNQVGVLRGDTDRLEAKIKLLEQEFAQK, from the coding sequence ATGCCTAGCGCGCAATTAGCCTCAGCAGCGATTGAACTGGTACTTAACCGTCTATTATCCTTAGATCCGTCTTCCTCCACGGATCTGCATAAAATCAATGGAAAACAACTGCAAGTCACAATTCGTGAGCTACCTTGGCCATTGATTTTTCATTTTTCAGATCGTATTGATGTGCTCATTGCCCAAACTGGCTTGACCAATGAGGTGGATTGTAGCCTTGTATTGTCCTTGGCAACCTTACAGAAATTATCGGACAGCAGCCAAATCACTCAACTTATTCAAAGCCAAGAGTTGCATCTGCAAGGTGATATCAATGTGGCCCAGGGATTCAGCCAGGTACTAACCAATTTAGACATAGATTGGGAAGAGCAGCTTTCGGTATATTGCGGTGATGTGCTGGCCCACAGTGTATTCTCAGCGGGTAAGTCAGTGATTGCGAAAACCAATCAAGCCGCCAAGCACTTATTCAAAACCTTGGCTGAGGGCGCAATAGAAGAGAAGAAATTGGCGCCTCATCCGATTCAGGTTGCCCATTATTGTAATCAGGTTGGTGTGCTGCGTGGCGATACCGACAGGCTAGAGGCTAAAATCAAATTGTTAGAACAAGAGTTCGCCCAAAAATGA
- the hemB gene encoding porphobilinogen synthase, translating into MFKPQYPANRMRRMRQHEYTRAMMAESALSSKDLIYPMFVLEGNNRTETIESMPGIERMSIDLLVKEAQELVALGIPAIAIFPVTAMELKTNCASEAFNPQGLAQKAVRALKQSVPELAVITDVALDPFTSHGQDGLINEQGYVLNDETCEVLVKQALSHAEAGADIVAPSDMMDGRIGIIRNALEQAGHINTCIMAYSAKYASSYYGPFRDAVGSAANIKGGNKKSYQMDPANSDEALREIALDIEEGADMVMVKPGMPYLDIVRRCKDNFKVPTFAYQVSGEYAMHKAAFENGWLEEEAVIMESLLAFKRAGADGILTYFAKQAAQILAKK; encoded by the coding sequence ATGTTCAAGCCACAATATCCAGCTAATCGCATGAGACGTATGCGTCAACATGAATACACCCGAGCAATGATGGCTGAGAGTGCTCTTAGTAGCAAAGATCTGATTTATCCTATGTTTGTATTAGAAGGCAACAATCGCACTGAAACCATTGAGTCAATGCCCGGCATCGAGCGCATGTCGATTGATCTATTGGTGAAAGAGGCCCAAGAATTGGTCGCCCTGGGTATTCCCGCTATCGCTATTTTTCCTGTCACCGCGATGGAGCTAAAAACAAACTGTGCCAGCGAAGCATTCAACCCTCAAGGGTTAGCGCAAAAAGCCGTGAGAGCACTTAAACAGTCAGTACCAGAGCTAGCGGTTATCACTGATGTGGCATTAGACCCTTTTACCTCTCACGGCCAAGATGGTTTAATCAACGAGCAGGGCTATGTGTTAAATGATGAAACTTGTGAAGTGCTTGTCAAACAAGCTTTATCTCATGCTGAAGCCGGCGCAGATATTGTTGCGCCATCTGACATGATGGACGGCCGCATAGGTATTATCCGCAATGCCTTAGAACAAGCAGGACATATCAATACATGTATAATGGCTTACTCCGCTAAATATGCTTCAAGTTATTATGGTCCTTTTCGAGATGCGGTGGGTTCAGCTGCCAACATCAAAGGGGGAAACAAAAAAAGCTATCAAATGGACCCGGCCAATTCGGATGAAGCGCTACGAGAAATTGCGCTAGATATTGAGGAAGGGGCGGATATGGTGATGGTGAAACCGGGTATGCCCTATCTGGATATTGTACGACGGTGTAAGGATAATTTTAAGGTACCAACCTTTGCCTACCAAGTGAGTGGGGAATATGCCATGCACAAAGCGGCATTTGAAAATGGCTGGCTTGAAGAAGAGGCTGTTATTATGGAATCACTGTTGGCTTTCAAACGAGCTGGTGCTGATGGAATATTGACTTATTTCGCAAAACAGGCAGCGCAAATTTTAGCAAAAAAATAG